One part of the Diceros bicornis minor isolate mBicDic1 unplaced genomic scaffold, mDicBic1.mat.cur scaffold_55_ctg1, whole genome shotgun sequence genome encodes these proteins:
- the LOC131403179 gene encoding ral guanine nucleotide dissociation stimulator-like, whose amino-acid sequence MEDDLQKYKVIRKIQLLQQAASEYDLNPEERFGAWFQAMEPLSVDESYCLSCRLEPTHQKTSKMRLFRRKRNRTSSSSGPTTVPLARSHNPLETTSAAPPEQQGHWDPRGAPGQLFPPHPK is encoded by the exons aaatacaaaGTCATTAGgaagatccagctgctccagcaggctgcaagtgAATATGACCTGaatcccgaggagcgatttggggcctggttccaggcgatggagcccctcagtgttgatgagag ctactgcctctcctgccggctggagcccacacaccagaagacgagcaaaatgcggctcttcaggagaaagaggaaccggacatcctccagttcagggccga ccaccgtgcccttggcaaggagccataaccctctggagaccacaagtgcagctcctcctgagcagcagggccactgggaccctcggggtgcaccgggtcagctcttccccccccaccccaagtga